The Pleurodeles waltl isolate 20211129_DDA chromosome 6, aPleWal1.hap1.20221129, whole genome shotgun sequence genome has a segment encoding these proteins:
- the LOC138301953 gene encoding gastricsin-like, producing the protein MKLLILAVVCLQLSEGLVRVPLQKYKSIRENMRDHGVLDEYLRTHKPNPANKYTFSNYAVADEYMYFDTYYYGQISIGTPGQTFLVLFDTGSSNLWVPSTYCSSSACTNHPTFNPSQSSTYTSNGQRFTMGYGGGNVASSVTGLFGYDTVTVQGISITNQEFGLTITEPSSNFYYSKFDGIFGMAYPGLSVGGATTPMQGMLQQNLMTEPVFSVYMGSQSGEVIFGGIDNSLYTGQIYWAPLSAELYWQIALQDFSINGQATGWCSQGCQAIVDTGTTQLNIPEPYMSELLPYLGIQANSNGVYTVNCNNIQSLPTLSFVINGISFPVPPSAYVIQSNGYCTANLLSINLNAQNGEPLWILGDVFIRLYYSVFDFGNSRVGFATRA; encoded by the exons ATGAAGTTGCTTATCCTGGCGGTGGTCTGTCTCCAGCTCTCTGAGGGGTTGGTGAG GGTACCTCTGCAGAAGTACAAGTCCATCCGGGAGAACATGAGGGATCATGGGGTGCTGGACGAGTACCTGAGAACGCACAAACCCAACCCAGCCAACAAGTACACCTTCAGCAACTATGCTGTTGCTGACGAATATATGTACTTTGAC ACGTACTACTATGGGCAGATCAGCATCGGCACCCCTGGCCAGACCTTCCTGGTGCTCTTCGACACCGGCTCCTCCAACCTGTGGGTTCCCTCCACCTACTGCTCCAGCTCGGCCTGCA CTAACCATCCGACGTTCAACCCCAGCCAGTCCTCCACCTACACGTCCAATGGGCAGCGCTTCACCATGGGCTACGGCGGCGGTAACGTGGCCAGCAGCGTCACCGGCCTCTTTGGTTATGACACTGTGACA GTCCAAGGTATCTCCATCACCAATCAAGAGTTCGGTCTGACCATCACTGAGCCCAGCTCCAACTTTTACTACTCCAAGTTTGATGGAATTTTTGGAATGGCCTACCCGGGCCTGTCAGTGGGTGGAGCGACCACCCCTATGCAGGGCATGTTGCAGCAGAACCTGATGACGGAGCCAGTCTTCAGCGTGTATATGGGCAG CCAGTCTGGTGAAGTCATCTTTGGAGGCATCGACAACAGCCTTTACACTGGCCAGATCTACTGGGCTCCACTGAGTGCAGAACTTTACTGGCAGATTGCGCTGCAGGA TTTCTCTATCAATGGACAAGCTACTGGCTGGTGCAGCCAAGGCTGCCAGGCGATTGTAGACACTGGCACCACCCAGCTCAACATCCCAGAGCCCTACATGAGCGAGCTTCTGCCTTACCTGGGGATTCAAGCCAATTCAAACGGCGTG TATACTGTGAACTGCAACAACATCCAAAGTTTGCCAACTCTCTCCTTCGTCATCAATGGGATCTCCTTCCCTGTCCCACCGTCGGCATACGTGATACAG TCCAATGGCTATTGCACTGCGAATCTTCTGAGCATCAACCTCAATGCACAGAATGGAGAGCCTCTCTGGATCCTGGGTGATGTCTTCATCCGCCTCTACTACTCTGTCTTTGACTTTGGAAACAGCAGAGTTGGTTTCGCTACCAGGGCGTAG